A window of Candidatus Nezhaarchaeota archaeon genomic DNA:
GTCCCCGGGGGGGTGAGGGCAGACTTACCTAAAGGGTTTAGGGAGAAGGCCACCGAGGTCCTCGACTACTTAGAGAAGAGGATCTGGGACTACTACGAGATGCTGTTTAAGAACAGGACGTTTCAAGATAGAACAGTGGGAGTGGGGGTCCTGTCTAGAGAAGAGGCTATTGAGTTAGGAGTCACGGGACCAAACCTAAGAGCTTCTGGAGCGGATTTCGATACTAGAAGGGACGATCCGTACGCTGCCTACGATAAAGTGGACTTCAACGTCATAGTGCTTAAGGAGGGAGACGCGTACGCTAGAGCCTTAGCGAGGTTCTATGAGGTGGCTGAGAGCATTAAGATCATTAGGCAGGCGTTAAAGGACATACCGGGCGGACCGGTTAGGTGCAAAGTCCCACCCAACCTACCTAGAGGAGAAGTCTACACTAGGGTAGAGAGCGGAAGAGGGGAGCTGGGCATATACTTAGTCGGAGCTGGGGGGAATAGGCCGTATAGGCTTAAGATAAGCGCCCCCTCCTTCAGGAACCTCATGGCCCTAGTTCACTTATGTAGGGACGTGCCCATCGGGGACGTGCCAGTTATATACTATAGCCTAGACATCCTGCTGCTAGATGTAGATAGGTGAGGGTCATGGTCCTACCCATACCTATACCAAGCCTACCCGAGCTCACAATTCCCGGCCTACCATCAATACCGTTCCCAACCCTGCCCCCGCCTCTTGATAAGCTAGTGGCGTTTGCTCAAACTAGGGAGTTCGTTGAGCTGCTCATAGACGCGGGGCTAAAACTCCTCGTGTTTCCCGGGCTAGCGTTCATCGCGCTGTACGCCATGCTGGCCGTCTGGGGGGAGCGTAAGCTTCATGCTAGAGTTCACTTAAGGATAGGGCCGTATCACGTAGGGCCTATCCTCGGACTCTTTCAGCTGGTCGCAGATGGTATTAAGCTGCTGGGCAAGGAAATCATAACCCCTGAGAAGGCGCATAAAGTAGGATATCACTTAGCGCCGGTGTTAATAATGACGCTGTCGATGGTCACCCTAGCCTTCATACCGTTCTTCCCCATCGCGCCGGGTAGGTACTGGGCAGTGTACTATACAGAGTATAATCTCTTGGTGATCTTAGCCCTACTATCGCTCAGGCCGTTTATAATGATTCTAGCGGGCTGGGCCTCTAATAACAAGTACACCACGATGGGGGCTATAAGGGCCGCCTTCCAGCTACTAGCCTACGAAGTGCCGCTAATGCTATCCATGGCAAGCGTAGCAATGCTAGCGGGCTCCCTCGACTTAGCCAAGATAGTAGAGAGCCAGGCGAAGGTGTGGTACGTCGTTCCTTGCTTCTTAGGCTTCATAGTATTCTTCGTGGCAACCATGGCTGAGATCTGCCGCAGGCCTTTAGATATCATAGTGGCTGAGCAAGAAATTGTGTTCGGACCTTGGACTGAGTACACTGGAATGGAGTATGGCTTAGTAATGATGTCGGAGTACGTAGACGTAGCCATCGCCAGCTTCCTAGTAACTATGCTGTTCTTAGGGGGGTGGCACGGCCCGGGGCTTCACCCATTAGCCTGGGTCTTAATTAAGATGGGGGTGGTGTCCATGTTCTTTATGATAGGCAGGTCCACCTGGCCTAGGCTAAGGATCGACCAACTACTCGACGCTGGTTGGAGGAAGCTAATACCTTTAGCACTAGTCCAAGTGCTAGTAGCCATAGCCATAGTATACCTAACCAAGGCAGCCTATGCGTGAGGTGGTGACGTGTCCACATACATTAAGCCCCTGTACCTAGCCCTCCTACATATCTTTAAGCGCACCTTCACCGTAAAGTACCCCTACGAAGTACTTAAGCCAGCTGAGCGCTTTAGAGGAAGGATACGGCTTAACATGGAGCGCTGCATAGGCTGTGAAGTGTGTGGCTTCATTTGCCCTAACAGAGCTATCAACATAGTTGAAGAGGAGGGAGGTAAGTATCCACAAGTAGACTTCGGTAGGTGCTGCTTCTGCGGCTTCTGCGTAGAGTATTGCCCTCGAGCAGCCCTCAGCCACACCGAGGAGTACGAGATCTCCTCCTACACTAGAGAGGAGCTTATATACAGCCCTAGGAGGCTAGCTGAGGCTCCAAAACCGTTTGAGAGAAGGACGGTGGTAGCTAAGTACCTAGATAGTAGGCGAGGGCCTGGGCACGGCGAGACATAGGCTAGCGAGGTCTAGAGAAGCCTAGCGAAGGCAACGATAGCATTAAATAAGTTATCGACGCAACCTCTTAGAGATGTGTGTGCTAAAAACGGAGGTCTCCAACCCCCCGATAGACAAGGTGCTTGAGGAGCTGAGGAGCGGTAAGTTAGCTGGAGAGACTAAGATAACTATGGCGTGTCTAGACGCCCTAGCCTCATCCACTGTATACTCTAGGGCTGAGAAGCCTGAGGATTTCGAGCACGAAGTAGCTAAGTACCTAGCTTTATTCTTAAGAGAAAAGCCTAGGTTAGTTATGCTGGCAAACGCCGCCAGGTACATAATTAACGAAGTCAAACAGGGCGTTGAGAAAGGAATGAGCCTAACCGAGCTTAAGAAGATAGTTACGTTAAGGTCCTTAGACTTCATTAAGTCAGTTAAGTCATCTGTAGACAAGGTCGGTGAAGTGGGATCGAGGTTCATTGAAGACGGAGACGTCATACTAACACATGGAGCCAGCACGACGGTGCTCTCTATCTTAGCTAAGGCGAAGGAGGAGGGGAAGAACGTTCAAGTACTAGTCACTGAGGGGAGGCCTGAGTTTCAAGGGAGGATCTTGGCAATGGCGTTAGCTGACCTCGAAATACCCACCACGCTAATCATAGACTCAGCGCACTACTACTACATGAAGAAGGTCCACAAGGTCCTACTCGGAGCCATTGCCATCTGTCCGAGCGGTTGCGTCGTAGCCAAGGTGGGCACCGGCGCTATAGCGCTAACTGCTAAGGAGCATAGGGTAAAGGTCTACGTGGCAGCTACTACACAGAAACTAACAGCTGACGTAGCCTTCGCCGAGGAGGCTAGCCATGAGAAAGGCGATTCATCATGGGTCCTTCCGCGGGAGGAGAGCTCAAAGCTCGGGGTCTTCGTCGCCAACCCACTCTACGACGTAACACCACCGGACTACATATCGCTCATTATAACTGAGAAGGGAGCCGTGCCTCCGCAAGGCATCGTCCTAGTCGCTAAAGAGATGTACGGATGGCCCCTCGTTACTTTTAAGCCCGTCGAGGACTTCTTTGAATACGCGTCATAGCCGTGGCCTACATGTCTAAGGCCGTCATTGAGCTTAAGGAGGTCTTCAGGGAGGTGATGCTTCAAGTCTTTGAGTGCGAAGACAAGCTCGTCCTAGAGCTTAGTGAGCCAAAGGTAAAAGAGGCCGTTAGGAAGGCGTTCGAAGAACTGAGGCTACAGCTAACTAGAGTATACGTGAAGAGGCTTAAGGAGAAGCGTAGAGAGGGCCTAGACATACTTATCGGGGGGCTCAGCACAATCTTATTGCCTAGCAGGCTTATACCTAGACCCCCCAGAAACAGGAACCGAGCCAAGGCTTGGATAGAGAAAATCAGCAGCCTCCTCGAGGACTACAACGGCGCCATTAAGCAATTAAGTAAGAGAGAGGCGTAGAGGAGAAAGAACAGCGACTATGGTCAGCGTAATTAAGGCCGCTGAGGAGGATCTCGACAAGTATAAGATATCTCCCGGCTTCGTCAAATGGATTTGCTCGCACGACGATAAAGGCAAAGAGGAGCTTAGAGGGCTGCTTAAATCAAAGCTCAAGGAGGGCATGGAGGTATGGCTAGCTGTAGACGCTGAGGAGGTGATAGGATTCACCATTATAAGCGACTGGCCAGTCTTACCCGGAGCTAAGGCCATAGAGGCCATGGAAGTAGCTAAGCCATACAGAGGAAGGGGCATAGGCTCCATGATGCTCAGTAAAGTCATAAAGGAGCATGATACCCTCATAGCCCTCATGCCCTCACCAGAAGAGGGCTATGAGAAGGAGCTTGAGAAGTTCTACGAGCGCTTCGGATTCCACCATCTAACTAGCGACTACATGATACGCATCCCGGACACTCCCGAAGCAGGCTATAAGCTGAGGAAGTGGATTCAACAATTAGACAGGCTCCTAGAAATATACCAAGTGCTGTTGAGGGAAATGAAGATGAGGCACGACGTAATCTATGAGAGAACCCCCAGGATAGCGCTAAGACGAGAGATGGAGCGTGAAGAGGGAGCATAGGAAGCAGTCCCAGACGTAGGCTCTACGTAAAAACTTTATATAAAAGCGTCTTAAGTAGAGTCGGTGGTGAAGTCATGCCGTACAAGGCTAAGCTTGTTATAAAGGCTCCTTTTGAAGGAGATCAGGGTATAGCTAGGATAGACAAGAAGACCATGGAGTACCTAGGCGTTAAGAAGGGAGATAAGATAGAGGTCACTGCCAGTTTTTGGTCTGTTAGGGGCACGTACACCATTGCCATTGTAGATGAGCTTCCACCAGAAGACGAAGGACAGGGCATAATAAGGCTATCTAAAGACAGGCTGCTCGACGGAAACTTCAGGGTGGGGGATAAGGTAATAGTCTCTAAGGCCTAGTTTAGCTGAAAAATTGTGGCGGCGTGGCAAGATCACACAGTTTTTTAGCTGTGCGCAAAGAAGGGCAGCTGCCCAGCTATTAAGAAGCAGTACCTCATAAAGGCTCCGCCCACGAGCACGCAAAGGGCAGCTATTATCATCAGCGGCGCGTATAGCTTAATGAAGGCAGCAGTCCTACCTTTCCACGCTAATAAGACTAGTAGTACCATGGGGACTACGATGCCCACGAGTACGAAGGCCCCCCAGAATAGAGGGGCAAG
This region includes:
- the nuoH gene encoding NADH-quinone oxidoreductase subunit NuoH, translated to MVLPIPIPSLPELTIPGLPSIPFPTLPPPLDKLVAFAQTREFVELLIDAGLKLLVFPGLAFIALYAMLAVWGERKLHARVHLRIGPYHVGPILGLFQLVADGIKLLGKEIITPEKAHKVGYHLAPVLIMTLSMVTLAFIPFFPIAPGRYWAVYYTEYNLLVILALLSLRPFIMILAGWASNNKYTTMGAIRAAFQLLAYEVPLMLSMASVAMLAGSLDLAKIVESQAKVWYVVPCFLGFIVFFVATMAEICRRPLDIIVAEQEIVFGPWTEYTGMEYGLVMMSEYVDVAIASFLVTMLFLGGWHGPGLHPLAWVLIKMGVVSMFFMIGRSTWPRLRIDQLLDAGWRKLIPLALVQVLVAIAIVYLTKAAYA
- a CDS encoding NADH-quinone oxidoreductase subunit NuoD — its product is VPGGVRADLPKGFREKATEVLDYLEKRIWDYYEMLFKNRTFQDRTVGVGVLSREEAIELGVTGPNLRASGADFDTRRDDPYAAYDKVDFNVIVLKEGDAYARALARFYEVAESIKIIRQALKDIPGGPVRCKVPPNLPRGEVYTRVESGRGELGIYLVGAGGNRPYRLKISAPSFRNLMALVHLCRDVPIGDVPVIYYSLDILLLDVDR
- a CDS encoding NADH-quinone oxidoreductase subunit I — its product is MSTYIKPLYLALLHIFKRTFTVKYPYEVLKPAERFRGRIRLNMERCIGCEVCGFICPNRAINIVEEEGGKYPQVDFGRCCFCGFCVEYCPRAALSHTEEYEISSYTREELIYSPRRLAEAPKPFERRTVVAKYLDSRRGPGHGET
- a CDS encoding GNAT family N-acetyltransferase; protein product: MVSVIKAAEEDLDKYKISPGFVKWICSHDDKGKEELRGLLKSKLKEGMEVWLAVDAEEVIGFTIISDWPVLPGAKAIEAMEVAKPYRGRGIGSMMLSKVIKEHDTLIALMPSPEEGYEKELEKFYERFGFHHLTSDYMIRIPDTPEAGYKLRKWIQQLDRLLEIYQVLLREMKMRHDVIYERTPRIALRREMEREEGA